GATTCATGGTGCTCACGTCGTTCAAAGTGTAGAAGAGCTTGAAAAAGTAAGGTTTAAAGGCAATAAAATTGCCGTCGTTTCACAAACCACACGAAAAATCAGTGAATTTTTAGAAATCACCAATTTTTTAGAGACACGCTACAAAGAGGTGCGCGTCTTTAACACCATCTGCAACGCAACCTTTGAAAACCAAGATGCGGCGCGTGAGCTTGCCAAAGAAGCGGATGTCGTGATCGTTATCGGAGGAAAAAACTCGTCCAATACGAAGCAATTGCACAGCATTTGCAAAGAGTATTGTAAGGATAGTTTTCTAGTCGAGAGTGAAAAAGATTTAGATCCGAGTTGGTTCGTAGGAAAAACGCTTTGTGGCGTGACTGCGGGCGCTTCGACACCGGATTGGATTATCGAAAAAATAGTTGGAAAAATCAGCGAAATTAAAGTATAATAGACAACTTTTACATGTTTACATGTAGCTAAATGTGTCAAAAATCAATCAAAAAAGGGTATAAAATGGTAAATGAGGCGAACAAAGCTGTTCATACTGACGCCGTAGACGAACATGAGGAGATGGATTTTGCGGCTATGTTGGAAGAGTCTTTCAAAGATTCTGAGAGAGATGCACTCATCAATGGTGTTGTTGTAGCGATCAAAGAAGATGTTATCTTAGTTGATGTGGGTAAGAAGTCTGAAGGACGTCTAAACGCATCTGAGGTTACAGATGAAAATGGTAACATAACATGCAAAGTGGGAGATGTCATCGCTGTAGTTATTACAGGATTCAGAAACGAAAGACCAGCGGTTTCGCACAAAAAGGCCCTTCGTAAAGGTCATATTAAATCATTTATCGCTGAATATAAAGAAGAAGACGATGTGGTTCTTGATGTTAAAATCACGGGTAAAAACAAAGGTGGATTTATCGCTGAGAACACTGAAGGTATTGAATTTTTCCTTCCACGTTCACAAGCAGCGGTCAAAGATATGAACGCACTTTTAGGTAAATCACTTAAAGTTAAAATCATCAAAATTGACACCGACACAGAATCAATCATCATTTCTCGCAAAAAATTCCTTGATGACGAGCGCAAAAAACGCAAAGAAATCGTTCAAGAGTTGATCGACCGTGACGAAGTGGTAGAAGGAACGATTAAAAAAATTACAACCTACGGTATGTTTGTTGATGTGGGTGGTATTGATGGTTTGGTTCACTACAGTGAGATCAGCTACAAAGGCCCTGTAAACCCTGGTACGCTCTACAAAGAGGGTGAAGTGATTCCTGTTAAAGCGATCAAATACGACAAAGACAAACGTCATCTTTCTCTCTCCGTCAAAGCGGCGATGCCTGATCCTTGGGATGAGATCAAAGATGAGTTAGAAACAGGTGATTCGATTCAAGTTACGATTAGCAATATTGAACCATATGGTGCCTTTGTTGATCTTGGTAATGACATCGAAGGTTTCCTTCACATCTCTGAAATTTCATGGGATAAAAACATCAAACACCCACGCGATTACATCGAAGAGGGACAAGTGGTTGATGTTGAAGTCATTGAAATTGATGCTAAAGAGAGAAGACTTAGAGTTTCTCTTAAAAACGTACTTCCAAAACCATTTGATGATTTTATGAAAAAATTCAAAGTGGGTGATGTGGTTAAAGGTGCTATTACGACCATTACAAACTTTGGTGCATTTGTTAAAATCGGTGGAATCGAAGGTCTTTTACACAATGAAGATGCCTCTTGGGATCGTAATAACAAATGTAAAGAGCTTTTCGCTGTAGCGGATGAAGTTGAAGTGAAGATTGTTAAAATTGACGAAGAGAATGAAAAAGTATCTCTCAGCAAAAAAGAGCTTGAAGATAGCCCAATCCAAAAATACGCAAAATCACACGAGAACGGCGACATCGTTCATGGTAAAATCAGAGATATTAAAGAGTTTGGTATCTTTGTTGAGCTTGAAGAGAATGTTGATGCGTTGATTCGTAAAGAAGATTTGGGTCAAGTGAATGAAGCTGATCTTAAAATTGGTGATGAAATCGAAGCTGCCATTACCTTTATTGATGACAAGAAAAACCGCATTCGTCTCTCCGTAAGACGTCTTTCAAAACTGAAAGAGAGAGAAGCGCTTAAAGAGATCAATAAAGAAGAGAAGATGACACTTGGGGACATCCTTAAAGACCAATTGAAATAATCAATGCAAAAAAAAGTACTTGGCGCACTCTTTTTGCTCCTCTTTGTAGGAGTAGGATTTTTTCTTTCAAAACTTCTGAATCACGAGACAGATGTGAAGGAAGAGGTCGCCAAGTACGAACCTTCCAAAACGCAAGAAATCAAACAAGAAACATCCCAAAACGTTTGGATCAAAGAGATGGCGCATAAAGACGCTAGGGAGTTTATTTTCCCTGTCAATGAGCTTTTTATGCAAATCGATGCGTATGGGCAAAAAGGCGGAACTGCAGGCAAATTAAAGTCGTTTCGCTTGGTGATTGATCGAGCAGATCGCTACTCACTTTTTTGCATTGTTCAGAC
Above is a genomic segment from Sulfurospirillum halorespirans DSM 13726 containing:
- a CDS encoding 30S ribosomal protein S1, which gives rise to MVNEANKAVHTDAVDEHEEMDFAAMLEESFKDSERDALINGVVVAIKEDVILVDVGKKSEGRLNASEVTDENGNITCKVGDVIAVVITGFRNERPAVSHKKALRKGHIKSFIAEYKEEDDVVLDVKITGKNKGGFIAENTEGIEFFLPRSQAAVKDMNALLGKSLKVKIIKIDTDTESIIISRKKFLDDERKKRKEIVQELIDRDEVVEGTIKKITTYGMFVDVGGIDGLVHYSEISYKGPVNPGTLYKEGEVIPVKAIKYDKDKRHLSLSVKAAMPDPWDEIKDELETGDSIQVTISNIEPYGAFVDLGNDIEGFLHISEISWDKNIKHPRDYIEEGQVVDVEVIEIDAKERRLRVSLKNVLPKPFDDFMKKFKVGDVVKGAITTITNFGAFVKIGGIEGLLHNEDASWDRNNKCKELFAVADEVEVKIVKIDEENEKVSLSKKELEDSPIQKYAKSHENGDIVHGKIRDIKEFGIFVELEENVDALIRKEDLGQVNEADLKIGDEIEAAITFIDDKKNRIRLSVRRLSKLKEREALKEINKEEKMTLGDILKDQLK
- a CDS encoding 4-hydroxy-3-methylbut-2-enyl diphosphate reductase — encoded protein: MKIKLAESYGFCFGVKRAIKIAENTKNASTIGPLIHNNEEINRLRENFNVKTLHHISEAEGVGKAIIRTHGIPKKDLETLLKSDVQVINATCPYVTKPQEICEKMSTEGYEIVIFGDADHPEVKGVESYAIHGAHVVQSVEELEKVRFKGNKIAVVSQTTRKISEFLEITNFLETRYKEVRVFNTICNATFENQDAARELAKEADVVIVIGGKNSSNTKQLHSICKEYCKDSFLVESEKDLDPSWFVGKTLCGVTAGASTPDWIIEKIVGKISEIKV